The Microbulbifer sp. TB1203 nucleotide sequence GTCATTGAAGTAACCGGTTGTGTTGCGTTATTTTCCGGCAACGCTCGATAAGTTTGTGGGAAACTCTGGGCAGGCTGTCGGTTTTCGATTCCCTGTTGAAGCGTGTTACCAGTACATCTGCGCCCGTATCGCCAGCTGATTGGTCTTGTCCCCGGTAAAGTCGTCATCGCCAAAAGTGGCATTCAGCATAAAGCGCACCCGGGGATTGACGTAGTAGTTGAGGCCGAAAATCAAGCTGCTCGCCTTCAGGTCGTGAATGTCCCTGTTTCTGATGATGTCGTAACGGGCGGTGAGTTCCCAGGCACCGTATTTCCCCTCCGGCTTGGGGGATTTGAAAACGGCTTTGCCGGCATTGTAGGGCTTGTGTTCCCCGGTGATTATCCAACTGCCCATAACGTACCAGGCATCCACATGCTGATCGTCGATAAAGCAGCCGGTCACCGGGTCGCAGGCAAAGGGGGCAGGGACGCCAAAAAAATCCACGAAAGTTAATTCCGACAGAAAGTAGTCCCCGTCGTAGTCCGCATAGACGTATTCGGCCTGCCCGTAGAGGGGGCCGTAGGTTCCCGCCAATTCCAGGCCAGCGGAATTTACCGTGCCACCGCCGTCATCGATAAAGAATTCGTCGTCGCCAAAGTCTCCGAAGAAGAAGTTGTCGCCGCCGGGAGTGAGCGCTATCAGCTGGCGCGGGCCGCGCCGGCCGGCATAGATCACTTCGGCTTCCAAAGGCTCCGTATTTCGATTGGCATCTTCGTGGCTGAGGGATATGCCGAAGTGCAGGGTGCTCATGTCGTCGTTGATGGGTGTCCAGGTAAAGCGACTGGCGGCGCCCAGGCCTTCGTTGCGCGGGGTGCCGGCGTCCCGCAGGTTGATTGCCATGATGCCGAAGGTGTAGCAGTTGACGTGGGTATGCCAGCCAACCCCCTGCTGGAACTGGCGGCCCCGGTATATTCCGGTGCCACTGGTGAAGGGCCGTTCCATCATGGTGATTTCATTGGAGCTGGTCAGCTCTTCCATGGAGCGGTAGGGCTTGAACTGGCCGATGGTGAGGGTACCGCCGGCGAGGCCGGTGGCGATATAGACGTCGCGAAACCCGGAGAGGGTACTGCCGGCGGCAAAATCCTGCTCCAGTTTGTATTTCCAGTTGTACGCCTCCCCGGATAGGGTGATGCGCGCGCGGCGAAACTCCGTGGTGCTGATCGTGTCCTCGATATCCTCGTCGAACAGGTAGGTGTCGAAATGGATGCGCCCGCCCAGTGCGGCAGAAAAATTGCCGTCGTCGGAGGTGATTTTGAGGCCGCCCTTGGTTTCCGCCTTGTCGGCAACTGCCGGATTGCACAAAATTACACCAGCCAAGGCACTGATTTTAGCCAGCTTGTTCATCGACACCTCCCTGTGTGCCTTGTGCAGTTATATCCGGTATTGGCGCCTTTCGAGTGTAGCAGCTGTCAAAGCCGCTGCAATTTGAACCCCTTTTTCTGCAACAATTCGACCACACTTTCTTTTCCCACCAAGTGGCCGGCCCCGACAATCACAAACAGGGAGTCGTGGTTTTCACTGGTGCGGACGATTTTATCGGCCATGGCGCGATTGCGCTGGAAAAACAGCGCGTCGTAGAGTGGCCGGAATTCCGGGTTTTCGGCGAGCCCCTCGCCGATCACCAACTGATAGAGCTGTTCCGCATCGCCCTTTTTCCAGGCGCCGGTCATTCTGGGCACAAAGGTCTCTATCTCTTCCAGCTGTTCCAGGGTCTGCCGCAGCAACAGATCCGGGTTCTCCAGGCTGTTGAGCAATTGCAGCTGCTGCAGAACGCCTTCCAATTCCACGATGGTTTTTTTGTCCCGTTTGGCCTGCTGGAGAAAGTGGCGGTCGATTCCCAGGCTGGGGTCCAGCCCCTGGGACTGCATTTCCACCATGCTGAGGGTGATCATGGCGATGGCGGGGCGCTGGCGGACAAACAGGGGCTCCGGCAGTTGGCGGCTGTGCAGCCAGTCCTGGAGTTTGCGGTAGACATCGGGGGACAAGTCGTCGCGGAGGCTCCGCCCTGTGGGGTAGAGGGACTCCTGCATAATCTGCTGCTGCAGCGCGGCGTCGCCCTCCGCGGCCAGTACATCCGCTTCCACCACCAGCGCCCCACTGTCCGCGTAGGCCTGTTCGATCTGCTGGCGCAGGGGATAGAAGTCTGCGGTGGCCAGATGGACTGAGCCCAGCAGGTAAACCCGGCGGCCGTCCTTCTCCGCCTGCCAGAAAACACCCCGGTCGTTTGCAGCGCTGGCCAGGCCGGTGGCGAACAGCAGGAAAAAGCTGAGAAACAGCTGTGGCAAGCAGCGGAACTGTCGCGAATTTGTCATTTGGCATCTCCCTTTGTCGTTGTTGATTGGCATCTTAGCACGGCGCCCGGATGAGGCAGTTGCGCGGGGGCAGCGGTGGAGAAGCCTTTGTGGTATCCCGCGGGATGGAACTGGTTTTCAAAAATGCGTATTGCGGCTCGGCAAACGACCGCCAATCCATCACAATACAATGGTTGAATGGCCACCGCAGTGCACAAGCAGGTCTATGAGAATCGTACAAATATTGCCCGAATTGAACGGGGGCGGGGTCGAACGGGGCACGCTGGATTTCGCCCATGAGCTGGTTCGGTTGGGGCATGAGTCCATCGTGATCTCCAACGGTGGCGAACTGGTGCCGCGCCTGACCCTGCGGGGCTGTCGGCATATCGACATGCCGGTACACAAAAAGTCGTTCTGGTCGCTGCGCCTGGTAGGTCGCCTGCGGCGCCTGTTGGAGGAGCTGCAACCGGATGTATTGCACGCGCGCTCGCGTATGCCGGCGTGGATTGCCTGGCTCGCCTGGCGGGGCATGCCGGAAGGGCGGCGTCCACGGTTGGTGACTACTGCCCACGGTCTCTACTCGGCCAACTTCTATAGCGCGATCATGGCCTCCGGCGAGCGGGTGATTGCTGTATCCCAGTGTGTGGCAGATTATTTACAGCAACATTACGGCAAGAAGCTGCGCACTCCTCCCCGGGTGATTCACCGGGGGGTGAATACCCGGGAGTTCGATCGCAATGCCCCCATCTCCGGCCAGTGGCAGTTGCGCCTGCTCAACGACTACCCGCAACTGGAGGGCAAGAACTGGCTACTGATGCCCGCCCGCCTGACTCCCTGGAAAGGCCAGCGTACCTTCCTGCAGATGCTCGCTGCCATCTCCCGCCAGCGGGATGACGTGTTCGGTCTGGTGGTGGGTGCCGCGGACACGGGCAAAGAGAAGTACGCGCGGGAACTGGAGCAACTGGCCCTGGATCTCGGGCTCAGCGACAAGGTGTTGTTTCTGGGCCAGCGCCGCGATATGCGCGAACTCTATGCCAGCTCACAGATCACCTACAACCTCTCCGAACATCCGGAACCCTTCGGGCGCACGGTTACCGAGGCGCTGGCGATGAACTGCCCGGTGGTGTCCTACAACGACGGCGGTCCGGCGGAAGTGCTGCACAGTTGTTTTCCCCAGGGATTGGTGGAGCGGGGCGATCTGGATGCGCTGGTACGGGCGAGCCTGCAGATTCTCGACCGGCCGCAGTCGATCGATTTTACCGGTTTCAGTCTCGAAGAGATGACGGCGCAGACGCTGGAAGTCTACCAGGAGCTCTGTGCCGGCTAAGAGCTCAGAGCCGGGCGCGGAGAGTCCGCGCAAGCGTCCAAACAGGCTTTGAACGGTGCGCACGGCGCACCCTACCGGGTTGGAGTAGGGTGCGCCGCCCACACCATTTCTACCGCCTGCGGGCTGATCAATTCCCACAACTGAGTGATTAACCGTCGGCGCGCCGCACTGATTATTGCTTCCTGTGCTCTGCTGTTCTTCCCATTCCGATAACCGGCCAACTCGCTAATGGCCACCCTCTCCATCAATCCCATATCCTCGAATTTCTCCAGCGCCCGCCGGTAGCGACCCGGCATATTTGCCGACTGCGGACGCAGGCTGGTCAGCGGCCGCGCCAGGTTTATCGTTTCGCTCAGCATGGTCATGCTGTCCTCGGTGCAGAAAACCCGTTCGGCACTGGGAAGGATGTTCGCCAATGATGGCGAACTGTCTCCGGGCCAACAGCTGGCGGCGACGAAGGATTCCGGCAGGTGCCGGTCGCACAGTTGGCGCAGGTAACCGGGGCTGCGCCGCGAGCCGGCGACAATCCAGCGGATATCATTTTCTTCCGCGCACTCCCGGGCCCAGCGCAATAGCCTAGTCCAGTCCTGCCGCCGGTAACGGTAGCCGCTGCCGTCGCCGCCGAGCAGTAATGCCCAGCGGTTGGATTCTACTTTTCCACTGCCGACGCGGGCCGGGGCAAAATCCATCACAAGGTTGTTCGGCGGTGATCCCGCGACTGGCTCCAGGGTCAGCAGTGCGGAAAAATTTTTACAGGACAGGTGCCGTGGCGAGCCGATGAAAATATTGCGGCACCGCCAATACCGGGCCAGGGCGCTGTTGGCGAAGCTGGTATTGCCGCCGGCGGAAACGATCAGATCCGTGGGCTGTGTGGGCAGCTGTATCCGGTAGCAGCGCAGAATCCACCGGGCGGAGGTTGGAAATCGCTCCAGCCTGTTGCACGCGAAGGCCAGCGGACGGCGCAGCCATTTGAAGCGCAGCCGGCAGTCGGCTTCATGGACGGAAACGGATTGGCCGGAATGGCGTAGCCAGTCCGCCAGCCCCCGGGCCTGGTTGACATGGCCGGGGACGCCGTCGCTCAGAATGATGATGCGCACTGGGAAACCAGCTGCGCATACACCTGCCAGGTGGCCCTGGCCATATTGTCCAGGGTCAGCTCCCTACCGGCGCGGGCGAAGACCGGGGCGAAGTCCCGCCGCAGGCGCTGCTTATCCTGCAGTGCGGTGCGCAGCTTTTGCGCCAGGTGGGCCGGTTCGCGATCGTCCAGCAGATACTGGTTGGGAATGTATTCACCGGCGTTGCCGACGCGGCTGGCTACCACCGGGCAGTGGTTCAGCAGTGCCTCGATCAAGGTGTATGGGGCGCCCTCGTTGCGCGAGGGCATTACCAGCAGGTCCGCCGCGCGCATAAAGGCGCTTACCTGGTCGGAGTGGCCGATAAAATTCACCCGGCCGCCCAGTTGCAGTCTGTCGCTGAGTTTTTGCAGGTTTTCCTTTTCCGGACCTTCCCCCAGTACGATCAGCTGGGTATCCGGAAGCTCCGGCATGGCTTGCAGCAACAGATCTATCCCCTTGAGTTTGACCAGACGCGCGACCACAAGCAGTGTGGAACTCGCGGCTCCGGGGAATTCCACCGGCGCCGCGGCCCGGACAACGGTGTCGACGCCGTTGGGGATAATGTTCCAGGACAGGCGCGAGTTGGCTACCGCGGTATGGCTGACCGCAATGCGTGCGTTGAAGGCACTGGCCAGTTTGTCGCGAGGATGGCGGACGTTGTGCCGGGTGATTACCTGCCGGGCATCGGTGTATTTCTGTACCGCCGCGAGCAACTGCGCGGACTTGCTGCCATGGCCGTGGGCGATCTGGTATTCGCCGGCGCGGATCTGGTTGGCCAGGCGCCAGATCAGCGTGGGGTGGTGACGGCTGCGGTCGGTGTTCAGTGGAATGAAATCCACCGCCTCGTCCAGGGTGGCCCGGTAACGCGGGTGGGCGATCACCGATACCCGGACGCCGGTGTTGTGCGCCTGCCAGCGGGACAGGTCCGCTACGTGTTTTTCCATTCCGCCGTGCTCACGGCTGGCGATAAGATGACAAATACTCTGGATCATACGGTTGCCAACCCGGTATTGGTTTCTCCGGCCATGCGCTCCAGCAACAGCTGGGCACAGCGCAGGTGCTCATTGAGTGGCGCGCGCCTCTGGTTGGGAAAGCCGCGCAATTGCCACAGGGGATAGGGGGTGATTTCGCCGCACTCGCTCAGTTGGCGGATACCGCGCAGCAGTTTGTTGCAACGTCCCCGGGGGGACAGATTCAGTACGCCGACCGCCGCATGGCTGTTGAGGGCCTCAAACAACATGGAGGCGCTGTCCGGGCTGACCCAGATCTCCCGCGCGGCGGCGATAATCCGCGGCAGCCAATCGCTGCCGGTATCGCGCCAGTGGACGTACTGGCATCGATCTCCCAGCGCCGCCAGCATTTTCCTGGTGTCAGCGGGGGTTCGGCGGCTGTCCGCTACCAGCCAGTGCAGGTCCGGACGCGCTTCGCAGATACGATTCAGTTGCCGCACTATGTGCGCGCTGTTCCAGGTGAAATAGCGATTTTCCCCGCCCAGAAGAATCAGGCCACAGGGTTTTTCTTCCGTGCTTATTTTCACGCTGCCCGGCGCCAGGACCCCGCGGCTGGCGATCACATTGCCGAGCAGGGGCGGGCGGTCGTGCTGTGGAACTATGGCATAGTCGAACCAGCTGGCGGGCAGGGTGGGGCGCATGAGTACCACGGCGCGGCCGCCGTGGCGGTTGCGGGCGCTGAGTAGGGGCAGGTGTGTTTTGTGCCCGGCACCGACAATCAGGTCCGGTTCTGGAAGGTGATTCCCGCGGACAAAGCGATTGTCCAGCCACTCGTGCCATTTTTCCGCCGTGGAATAGCGGCAGTCGATTCCGTAGCTACGAATGGATTGCAGGCTGGCGAGGCCCTGCAGCAGGCCGTCCACCTGCTTTTCATGGCCGCGATTGCCGTCGCGCAACGTCCATATTGTCAAGTTCATGGTCACCCCGCTCGGTTATGCGAGATATTTTGTGCGGGCCTTGTTACAGGAGTTTGATTGAAATATGACTGTGTGGAGACGGGGTCAGCAAAGAAACGGCAGGAGCGGCCGTTGGCCGCGTTCGATCTTTCCCTGTAGCGCAGTTTGATCGCGGCCAGCGGCCGCTCCTACAGGGGAGAGCCGGGTGCCGGTATCAATAGTTGAAATGCCAGTTGATCGACGCAAAATCGAAACCCGGATTGGGTCTATTGGTGTAGCCGTTGGAAAAATGGCTGTAACGAAGCGACAGTACATCACCACCGGGCAGCCGGTAGCCGCCGGCAAAGTGCAGGGCGAAATTCCATTTGGTGGTGAGGTCGATTGCGCCGAAACTTTGATTGGACAGGTAGGCGGCACCCACACCGGCCTCGGCAAAAAAGCCCTGGGGTTCCGCTTTCGGGTACCAGCGCAGCACCGGTTTCAGCTCCAGGATATTCTGGTGCTGGGTCTCTCCGCGGTGCTCCTCCCGCAGGCGCGAGTAGCTGCCCTGGAACCACCATTGCCAATTGTTATCGCCGATTACATATTCCGCGAAGCGGGAGGAATAGTTAATGCCAAGCATTTCCGCGCTGGCGATGGAGTGCCGCTGGATCAGTGCATCGTTCAGGCCCTTGCCGGCACTGACGATCAATTCCTGTTCTGCATTGGCGGGAGAGGAGATTAAAAAGACGTACAACAGCGCGGCGGCCGGCAATCGATACATGATTTATCACTATTTAAATCGACAACCGATAAGCCTAGCGGGATATCCGTCATTGGCAAGACCTATTTCTCCCGCTGATCACCCTTATCGCCATTGTCGCTTCAGTTGCCGCAGCGCATCCGAGTGCAGCTGGCGCGCACGCTCCTGGCTGAGGCCCAGTTGCTCGCCGATAACCCGGAAAGAACAGTCCCGGTCGGAGACGAGCCCGTAGCGCAGGTTGAGTACGGTGCGCTGGCGCGCCGGCAGCCGCGCGACGGCTTCGCGCAGGCGCTGGGCCAGTTCCTGGTTGGTGACCAGTTCATCGGTATTGAAGAGTTCGTCCGCCGGTGCGTAGTCCAGGCGGGTGCTGTTCTGGTCGTCGGTCACCGGTTCGTCGAGGGAACCTGTGGGGCCGGGCAGTTTGAGCAGGCTCTGCACCCGTTCCAGGTCCAGGCCGGTGTATTTCGCCAGGTTTTCGTCCGAGGCGGGCAGGCCCTCGGCGCGCACCTGGCCGATGGCGCGGTAGATGGCGCGCAGGTCATCCTGCACATTGGCGGGCTGGCGCACCAGATCGTCGTTGCGGCGCAGGGCGAGCTGGATCTCCTGCTGTATCCACCAGTAGGCGTAGGTGGAAAACCGGTAGCCCATCTGTGGCTTGAAGCGCTCGATCGCCTTCATCAATCCCACGTTACCCTCCTGGATCAGATCGATAAATGGCACCGAGGGGTTGCGGAAGCGCTTGGCGATGGCGATCACCAGGCGCAGGTTGCACTGGATCAGTTTCTTTCGCTGCTCCTGGAAGCGTCGCAGCAGGCTCTGCAGGGAGCTGCGATCGCGCTGCGGCAGCTTGCGGTCGGCGAGCAGGTCCTCGGCCCGGGCGATGATCAGGCCGTGATCATAGGCGCCGGTGCTGCCGCGCTGCTCCACTCCTTCACTGCGAAGCTGCACCAGCTCGATGCCGCGCTTCTGCAGCAGGGCGATCAGCTTGTCTTCCAGTTCACGCAGGAGGCAGGTGGTGGTGTGTTCCTCTTCCGGAGTCAGCAGTTCCAGCCGGTACAGATGCTTGAGATAGGTCTGCATCGGCGTGCTGCTGCTCTCGGAGACGGACTCCTCGGCGGCGGATAACTCCGCCGGATCGAGTGGCTCGGTATCCGGGGGAGCATCGGGGCTGGTGGGTTCCTCCGGGAGGTTGTTCCGGGGGAACTGTTCATCTGTGTCCTTCAGCCATTCTTCATCCCTTGAGTAAAAGTTTTCTCGGGACAAGTGCGTAGACCTTCTGTTGGCTGTGCGACTGACTCGCGGACCTCCGTCACGGCGGCCGTTTGGCGCCTAATTCGTGGTCCGGTTCTCTTGAATATAGATGAATGTAGAATTCTGCGCCTGGATAAGAGTGACTGGGAGGTTTTGGTGGTGCATGGGGCGGGGGGATGGTCAGTCGGTGCGGTTGGCGCGGATGTCGTAGCTGAAGTCGATGTCCTCGGCCACCCGCAGCGCGCCCAGGGCGGCGCTGAAGGGCTGCAGCCCCAACTGCCGGTGGCTCAAGGCAAACTGGCCCCGCGCGCGCAACTGGCGCCCGTCGAACTCCACTGTGGCGGGCAGGCGCACCGCAATGCTGCGGCCCAATATCCGGATGGTTACCGGAATATCGACCTGTTGGCCACTGCTGACCACGGCGCTGCCGCTGAGTTGCATCTGGGGAAACTGGTCGCCTTTCAACAGCTTATCGCCCAGCATATTGGCGCGGGTGCCGGCGACTGCCTTGGCCGAGGGTTGTGCGGAGAAGTCCCCACCGTAGCGGCTGCGCAGCGCGGGGTTGTCCACCACAAGCGCCGCTACCGGTATGTTGAGCTCGAAGCTGGACTCCTGCGGTGGCGTCTCCAGTTGGACATTGCCGCTGACGCCACTGGCGGAGATCACGTGATTGTGCCCCAGTCCGGAGAGGGCGCCGGCGCGGTACACGCGCCAGTGGATGTCGGAGGCGGCGGAATCTATCCGGTAGCGGCCGGTTTCGGCACTCGCCGCGGCAGAAATAAAGCACAGCAGGAGAGCGAGCAGAGACAGCCGTTGGCGATACATGACGGGTCCTTTTTACCGAGTGCGCGCCATCATAGGGGAAAATATTTTCCGCTGCAGCGGAATTCCAATCCCTGGTTTTTCTATTTCACGCGCTTTACCCGCATACTGCGCCCGCCATCGGCCTGCTTCATAAAGAAGGAGCCGAATAGTGCCCGCTCGATGATTACCATATCGCCGCTTTTCCAGTTCACCCGGGTGCTGTCGTTCTGCCGCCAGACCTGGCCGTTGGTCAGGGTGATCTGCAGTTTTCCATAGGCGGCGTCCCGGATTTCAGCGATCGTGGCGTTGATGGAATCCGGTGCCTCCTCGGCGATCTGCTGCTGCTCGCGGCCGAAGCTTTGTTCTGCCCGTTGCTCCAGGCTGCTGCCCAGCGCGTCGTAGCAGGCCAGTCGCTCGCTGTCGTTTTGCATCCCGGCGCAGCGCTGCATTTGATCGGCGAGGGAGTCGGCACCGGCAGTACCGGCAAGCAAAAGCCAGGGAATAAACAGAAGACTTCTCATAATGACAGTTTCGCTAGTTTGGGTGGGCAGATTTTGCCTCAGAGGTTAGGAGTAAACAAACGGAAACGTGCTAACAGTCACATTTTTGGTCTGACCTCCGTGGAACAATAGGTTCCGTCTATAACCATAAATTCGAACTGTCAGGGGTTGGAAAATGAAGAAACTCATTATTCCCGCAATCGTCATCGCCGCCGTCGGCGGCTATTTTTACTACCAGAATATGGAGCCCGCCACCGCCGAGGATGAAATCTTAAAAGAGATGGATGCCGCGGTGGAGGAGGCCGGTGCGGCTGAAGCGGAAGCGGCCGAAGAAACTGGCGTCATTGCCACCAACGATACGGCAGAGGTGGAGGGCGATGTATTCGCCGACGCGCCCGAATTGATGGAGGAGGATGCCGAAGACGCCATGGAAGCCGCTGCCAGCGAAGCAGAGGAAATGGCCGAGGAGGCCATGGACGAAATGCCGGAAGACGAGATCGATC carries:
- a CDS encoding porin, yielding MNKLAKISALAGVILCNPAVADKAETKGGLKITSDDGNFSAALGGRIHFDTYLFDEDIEDTISTTEFRRARITLSGEAYNWKYKLEQDFAAGSTLSGFRDVYIATGLAGGTLTIGQFKPYRSMEELTSSNEITMMERPFTSGTGIYRGRQFQQGVGWHTHVNCYTFGIMAINLRDAGTPRNEGLGAASRFTWTPINDDMSTLHFGISLSHEDANRNTEPLEAEVIYAGRRGPRQLIALTPGGDNFFFGDFGDDEFFIDDGGGTVNSAGLELAGTYGPLYGQAEYVYADYDGDYFLSELTFVDFFGVPAPFACDPVTGCFIDDQHVDAWYVMGSWIITGEHKPYNAGKAVFKSPKPEGKYGAWELTARYDIIRNRDIHDLKASSLIFGLNYYVNPRVRFMLNATFGDDDFTGDKTNQLAIRAQMYW
- a CDS encoding TraB/GumN family protein is translated as MTNSRQFRCLPQLFLSFFLLFATGLASAANDRGVFWQAEKDGRRVYLLGSVHLATADFYPLRQQIEQAYADSGALVVEADVLAAEGDAALQQQIMQESLYPTGRSLRDDLSPDVYRKLQDWLHSRQLPEPLFVRQRPAIAMITLSMVEMQSQGLDPSLGIDRHFLQQAKRDKKTIVELEGVLQQLQLLNSLENPDLLLRQTLEQLEEIETFVPRMTGAWKKGDAEQLYQLVIGEGLAENPEFRPLYDALFFQRNRAMADKIVRTSENHDSLFVIVGAGHLVGKESVVELLQKKGFKLQRL
- a CDS encoding glycosyltransferase family 4 protein, with the translated sequence MRIVQILPELNGGGVERGTLDFAHELVRLGHESIVISNGGELVPRLTLRGCRHIDMPVHKKSFWSLRLVGRLRRLLEELQPDVLHARSRMPAWIAWLAWRGMPEGRRPRLVTTAHGLYSANFYSAIMASGERVIAVSQCVADYLQQHYGKKLRTPPRVIHRGVNTREFDRNAPISGQWQLRLLNDYPQLEGKNWLLMPARLTPWKGQRTFLQMLAAISRQRDDVFGLVVGAADTGKEKYARELEQLALDLGLSDKVLFLGQRRDMRELYASSQITYNLSEHPEPFGRTVTEALAMNCPVVSYNDGGPAEVLHSCFPQGLVERGDLDALVRASLQILDRPQSIDFTGFSLEEMTAQTLEVYQELCAG
- a CDS encoding ELM1/GtrOC1 family putative glycosyltransferase, with product MRIIILSDGVPGHVNQARGLADWLRHSGQSVSVHEADCRLRFKWLRRPLAFACNRLERFPTSARWILRCYRIQLPTQPTDLIVSAGGNTSFANSALARYWRCRNIFIGSPRHLSCKNFSALLTLEPVAGSPPNNLVMDFAPARVGSGKVESNRWALLLGGDGSGYRYRRQDWTRLLRWARECAEENDIRWIVAGSRRSPGYLRQLCDRHLPESFVAASCWPGDSSPSLANILPSAERVFCTEDSMTMLSETINLARPLTSLRPQSANMPGRYRRALEKFEDMGLMERVAISELAGYRNGKNSRAQEAIISAARRRLITQLWELISPQAVEMVWAAHPTPTR
- a CDS encoding glycosyltransferase family 4 protein, coding for MEKHVADLSRWQAHNTGVRVSVIAHPRYRATLDEAVDFIPLNTDRSRHHPTLIWRLANQIRAGEYQIAHGHGSKSAQLLAAVQKYTDARQVITRHNVRHPRDKLASAFNARIAVSHTAVANSRLSWNIIPNGVDTVVRAAAPVEFPGAASSTLLVVARLVKLKGIDLLLQAMPELPDTQLIVLGEGPEKENLQKLSDRLQLGGRVNFIGHSDQVSAFMRAADLLVMPSRNEGAPYTLIEALLNHCPVVASRVGNAGEYIPNQYLLDDREPAHLAQKLRTALQDKQRLRRDFAPVFARAGRELTLDNMARATWQVYAQLVSQCASSF
- a CDS encoding ELM1/GtrOC1 family putative glycosyltransferase, with the translated sequence MNLTIWTLRDGNRGHEKQVDGLLQGLASLQSIRSYGIDCRYSTAEKWHEWLDNRFVRGNHLPEPDLIVGAGHKTHLPLLSARNRHGGRAVVLMRPTLPASWFDYAIVPQHDRPPLLGNVIASRGVLAPGSVKISTEEKPCGLILLGGENRYFTWNSAHIVRQLNRICEARPDLHWLVADSRRTPADTRKMLAALGDRCQYVHWRDTGSDWLPRIIAAAREIWVSPDSASMLFEALNSHAAVGVLNLSPRGRCNKLLRGIRQLSECGEITPYPLWQLRGFPNQRRAPLNEHLRCAQLLLERMAGETNTGLATV
- a CDS encoding acyloxyacyl hydrolase, translated to MYRLPAAALLYVFLISSPANAEQELIVSAGKGLNDALIQRHSIASAEMLGINYSSRFAEYVIGDNNWQWWFQGSYSRLREEHRGETQHQNILELKPVLRWYPKAEPQGFFAEAGVGAAYLSNQSFGAIDLTTKWNFALHFAGGYRLPGGDVLSLRYSHFSNGYTNRPNPGFDFASINWHFNY
- a CDS encoding sigma-70 family RNA polymerase sigma factor, with amino-acid sequence MSRENFYSRDEEWLKDTDEQFPRNNLPEEPTSPDAPPDTEPLDPAELSAAEESVSESSSTPMQTYLKHLYRLELLTPEEEHTTTCLLRELEDKLIALLQKRGIELVQLRSEGVEQRGSTGAYDHGLIIARAEDLLADRKLPQRDRSSLQSLLRRFQEQRKKLIQCNLRLVIAIAKRFRNPSVPFIDLIQEGNVGLMKAIERFKPQMGYRFSTYAYWWIQQEIQLALRRNDDLVRQPANVQDDLRAIYRAIGQVRAEGLPASDENLAKYTGLDLERVQSLLKLPGPTGSLDEPVTDDQNSTRLDYAPADELFNTDELVTNQELAQRLREAVARLPARQRTVLNLRYGLVSDRDCSFRVIGEQLGLSQERARQLHSDALRQLKRQWR
- a CDS encoding YceI family protein → MYRQRLSLLALLLCFISAAASAETGRYRIDSAASDIHWRVYRAGALSGLGHNHVISASGVSGNVQLETPPQESSFELNIPVAALVVDNPALRSRYGGDFSAQPSAKAVAGTRANMLGDKLLKGDQFPQMQLSGSAVVSSGQQVDIPVTIRILGRSIAVRLPATVEFDGRQLRARGQFALSHRQLGLQPFSAALGALRVAEDIDFSYDIRANRTD